Proteins co-encoded in one Chionomys nivalis chromosome 6, mChiNiv1.1, whole genome shotgun sequence genomic window:
- the Slc26a1 gene encoding sulfate anion transporter 1, translating into MVFTGEQVSQRAWWYRMDVSPEPQEKGGALVLIRRQPPVSQGLLETLKARLKQSCTCSIPCAQALVQNLFPVLHWLRQYRPKEYLAGDVMSGLVIGIILVPQAIAYSLLAGLQPIYSLYTSFFANLIYFLMGTSRHVNVGIFSLLCLMVGQVVDRELQLAGFDPSQDSLGPRNNGSTLNNSTTTLVLGLQDCGRDCYAIRIATALTLVTGLYQVLMGVLRLGFVSTYLSQPLLDGFAMGASVTILTSQAKHLLGVRIPRHQGPGMVIRTWLSLLQSVGQANVCDMVTSAVCLGVLIAAKELSDRYRLRLKVPVPTELLVIVVATLVSHFGQLHSRFGSSVAGNIPTGFVAPQVPDPKIMWHVALDAVSLALVGSAFSISLAEMFARSHGYTVHANQELLAVGCCNVLPAFFHCFATSAALSKTLVKTATGCQTQLSSVVSAAVVLLVLLVLAPLFHDLQRCVLACIIVVSLRGALRKVKDLPQLWRLSPADALVWVATAATCVLVSTEAGLLAGVFFSLLSLAGRTQRPRAALLARIGDSTFYEDAAEFEGLLPPPEVRVFRFTGPLYYANKDFFLRSLYSLTGLDAGHSATRKKKGPEVGVSDSSLADGKDMGSVSSGTGLVVPLAFGFHTVVIDCAPLLFLDVAGMATLKDLHRDYRALDITLLLACCSPSVRDTLRKGGFLGEDQGAEDELLFPSVHSAVEAARARHEELVAADSAF; encoded by the exons ATGGTGTTCACAGGAGA GCAGGTTAGCCAAAGAGCGTGGTGGTACAGGATGGATGTTTCTCCCGAGCCCCAAGAGAAGGGTGGGGCACTGGTGCTGATCCGACGACAGCCTCCTGTGTCCCAGGGTTTGCTGGAAACACTGAAGGCCAGGTTGAAGCAGAGCTGCACCTGCAGTATACCATGTGCTCAGGCTCTGGTGCAGAATCTGTTTCCTGTCCTGCACTGGCTACGTCAGTACCGCCCTAAAGAGTACCTGGCAGGTGATGTCATGTCTGGGTTGGTCATTGGCATTATCCTTGTGCCACAAGCCATAGCCTACTCACTACTGGCTGGGCTGCAGCCCATCTATAGCCTCTATACCTCCTTCTTTGCCAACCTTATCTACTTCCTCATGGGCACCTCACGCCATGTTAACGTGGGCATCTTTAGCCTGTTGTGCCTCATGGTGGGTCAGGTGGTAGACCGAGAACTCCAGTTGGCTGGTTTTGACCCCTCCCAGGATTCTCTGGGGCCTAGAAACAATGGCAGCACACTCAACAACTCAACCACAACACTGGTGCTTGGGCTACAGGACTGTGGACGGGACTGCTATGCCATTCGAATCGCCACTGCCCTCACGCTGGTGACTGGCCTTTATCAG GTCCTCATGGGTGTCCTCCGGCTGGGCTTTGTGTCTACCTACCTCTCACAACCATTGCTCGACGGTTTTGCTATGGGAGCCTCTGTGACCATCTTGACCTCTCAGGCTAAACACCTGCTGGGTGTGCGGATCCCTCGGCACCAGGGTCCAGGCATGGTGATCCGTACATGGCTGAGCTTGCTGCAGAGTGTGGGACAGGCCAATGTCTGTGACATGGTCACCAGTGCCGTGTGCCTGGGAGTGCTGATAGCGGCTAAGGAGCTCTCAGACCGCTACCGACTCCGTTTGAAGGTGCCGGTACCCACAGAGCTGCTAGTCATTGTGGTGGCCACACTTGTATCCCACTTTGGACAGCTCCACTCACGGTTTGGCTCGAGTGTGGCTGGCAACATTCCCACTGGTTTTGTAGCCCCACAGGTACCAGACCCTAAGATAATGTGGCATGTGGCCCTGGATGCTGTGTCCCTAGCCCTTGTGGGCTCAGCCTTCTCCATCTCACTGGCAGAGATGTTTGCTCGTAGTCATGGCTACACTGTTCATGCCAACCAAGAGCTTCTAGCCGTGGGCTGCTGCAATGTGTTGCCTGCCTTTTTCCATTGTTTTGCCACCAGTGCTGCTCTGTCCAAAACCCTGGTGAAGACAGCCACTGGCTGCCAGACCCAGCTGTCCAGTGTGGTCAGTGCTGCTGTGGTGTTGCTGGTGCTACTGGTGCTGGCTCCACTGTTTCATGATTTGCAGAGGTGTGTGCTGGCTTGTATCATTGTTGTCAGCCTGCGTGGGGCACTGCGCAAGGTTAAGGACCTCCCACAGCTTTGGCGGCTAAGCCCTGCTGATGCTCTGGTCTGGGTGGCTACTGCAGCCACCTGTGTGCTCGTCAGCACCGAGGCTGGACTTCTAGCTGGGGTGTTCTTCTCACTGCTCAGCCTGGCGGGCCGCACACAGCGTCCACGGGCTGCCCTTCTTGCTCGAATTGGAGACTCAACCTTCTATGAGGATGCTGCCGAGTTTGAGggcctcctgcccccacctgagGTGCGAGTGTTCCGTTTCACAGGCCCACTCTACTATGCCAACAAGGATTTCTTCTTGCGGTCACTCTACAGTCTCACAGGGCTGGATGCAGGGCACTCAGCCACCAGGAAGAAAAAGGGCCCAGAGGTGGGTGTCAGTGACAGCAGTCTTGCTGATGGCAAGGATATGGGTTCAGTGAGCAGCGGGACCGGGCTGGTGGTACCCCTGGCATTCGGTTTCCACACAGTGGTCATTGACTGTGCACCACTGCTGTTCCTGGATGTGGCTGGCATGGCCACACTGAAGGACCTGCACAGAGACTACAGGGCCCTGGACATCACCCTGCTTCTGGCTTGCTGCAGTCCCTCAGTGAGGGACACGTTGAGGAAAGGGGGCTTCCTTGGGGAAGACCAGGGAGCTGAGGATGAGCTCCTGTTCCCCAGTGTACACAGTGCCGTGGAGGCTGCACGAGCCCGCCATGAGGAGCTGGTGGCTGCTGACTCTGCCTTTTAG